The Rahnella aquatilis CIP 78.65 = ATCC 33071 genomic sequence TCGTCAGCCACGATGCACACCGCGCCGTAGGCATTCATTGTCCGGGTCACAATACCGCGAACTTCATCTGAAGTGATATCGAGTAATACCGTCACATCATTGAGTAATTTCTCGTGTTCTGCTTCAACTTCCTGCGCTTCCTGACGTTGTTTAATACGCACAGTATAGCGTGTGCCGATATTAAGCTTGCTGCGGATTTCGAGCTGACCCCCCAGCTTTTTGCACAACTGATTACACAGGAAGAACGTCAGACCGGAACCGTGGTTAAAACGATCCACTAACGTCTGACTAAGGAAAGGATAATTCAGATTACTCAGTTCTTCTTTGGAAATTCCGCTCCCCGTATCGTTTATGTGGAAAATTAACTGATCCGGGCGATCTTCATCCTGTTCGCTGGTCAGGGTCACCTTGCCCAGCGATGTGGTCACAATGGCGTAATCGAGCAACAGAGACAGGATTTTCTTCACCGCCTGTCTGTCGCCGATAAAGGCCGCTTCAGGGGCAATCTGGAAATGATTCAGCAACCCGAGGCCTTTCTGAGTCAGGCGGGGCAGGGCCTCAAGCAACAGCTCATCTACCATGGCTGAAAGCACGTATTTATCGTTTGCCGGCTGCCAGTCCTGGGTTTCCAGACGGGTCAGCAGCGTAATGTTATCCACCAGCGTCAGCGCGTTACGCGATTCATTCAGCAGTTTGCCCTCCAGCATCTGACGCGCTTCCGGTTTCTGTTCTTCCACCAGCGCGGTGGCCAGCCCGTTCAGTTCCTGCAACGGCTGGTTCAGCTCAATGCCCAGATTATGCAGCATCAGTTTGCGTGCCTGCAGGTTCTTCTCAAACTCACGTTTGGCCTGTTGCAAGGTGCGGTTCACCATCACTTCTTTATCCTGATCGTGGAGCATAAACAGGTAAGTTTCCGGCGAAATCTGGCTGCGGATCATACGGATTTCATAAACTTCGTTATTGACGGTCGCCTGTATTGTGCCGTGATGCTGCTCGGCCATATTGGCAATTTTGTTCAGACTCAGATGCGGTAATAACTGGTCGGCAATTTTATTGCTGAGGATCACGCTGTGGTTGCTGAAGTTATACACCAGCAAACCGAGCGGCAGACCGGAAATGATTTCCTGATTCAGGGCCTGCTGCATCTGCAATTGTGCCGCCATATTCTCGCTCGGGCGGATGTACTGATGGCGAATGAAATAGATGCTGGTCATTGCCAGTCCGATCAGGAACAGGTTGATCAGGATCAGCCAGAAGTTATTACGTGAAAGATCAACCATCAGGCTGAACAGCGGCACGTGGTAGGTCAGTGACAGCGGTGAATTGCTCAGCGGCACATCAAACACCAGCGACCATCCCTGTATCACAATGCTGCTGGCCGCCGGACTATCATCGGTCGGATCGCCTTCATTGACCGCCGTGGAGTTGCCATTAAGCTGGAAATTATCCCTCGCCATGCTGTAAGGGATCAGATCACTCATCGGTAAATCGAAGGCAATCACGGTTGCCAGATGTCCCGGATTATTAAAGGTGGTGCGCAGGGAGAAAGAATAGTCGTTGCTCTGGCGCGATTTGCGCAGGGGAGAATAACTTTCGCGTTCGTCCAGGGTATTCGCCTGCTGCAACATTTCGGCACGACGTGCCTGCAGCGTACTGGTGAAATAGTTTTCCTTCAGGCGGGAATCTTGCTGCTCAAGTGGCACCGTGGTGATCAGCAACATACTGTTGTCCTGACCGTTCAGGTAATAGAGCGAATAAGGATGCGTCGTTGAGCCCCACTGGTCATCCAGGAAGGACGAAATTTTCAGGGTTAAATCCAGCGTGGAACTGTCATGTGCCCCGAAAATCAGCGCATCGGTTTTCTTGTGAGGTTTAGAGACAAAATACATGTCCTGACGCAGGCGGATTTCCTGTGCATTGACGGCATCCGCAGGCATCGGCTGTCCGGTGAAATTATCGTAAATCTGGTAGGTCATGTAGCGGTACTTATCGATGCGTTTTTGCAGTAAGTCTGCGGTATTTTGCACCGTGCGCAGTTTGTCGTTCAGATAAGCATTGGTGTAGTTATACCCGTAAAGGCCAAGCCCCATAGCCAGCAGCAAAATGAACAACCAAAAGAATCGCGTGATATTGGTTGATGTCAGCGATAAATATTTACCAGCCATGATGATGAGTTTTTCCCTTCATTCTTGTTATGACGCCTTTAGCGGACGACGGTTTTTGCACAAACAGTGACACACAACATCGTTGCCGCAACGCAACCTAATGCAACAGATAAATTACTGACTTGCGCGATAAAACCCATCAGCGCCGGACCCGCTAAAATACCGGCATAGCCCGGCGTTGTCACGGAAGCGACAGCCATTTCCGCAGACGCACTGGCCGCACACTTTATCAGAAAGCATAAGTGCTGTGATTGCGCATAGTCTTAATTGTGTCCGTGCCGGAAACCCGGTCAACAGAGAATTTACAAGACGATCACATAATTGATAAGTCATTTTTATGTATTATTAATCCGTATAACGCTTGATTTTCTTAATAATGATCACACTTATACCGGGCGGTTATTTTATTAAATTGTTGTTTTTAAAATAATAATTTTTATTGATGCGTGGATAAACCAAAATTTTACATCTGTCAAACTGATGATTTGACTTTTTTTAGATGAATTATTTCAATCTTAATGATTACATTCTTTTATGGTAATTAAGGTGAATCATGCATATAACTTATGGAGTTTCGGGACAAAAATGCCGGAAATGAGGGACCATCGAAGCCCCTAAAAAATAGTTATAGGCGATAACCGCACTTTTTTGTTTGTTTTGTAGTCTGTGACATTCCCTCACACCAGTTGGAAGTTTATCCATTTTTATTAATGGTCTTCATTAGCCGCTGAACCGCTTTTTACCTGAAAAGGAAGAGCGGTGTTTAGCGCGTATGGACAAAAACTGGCGTAACAGGGGTACAACATGGCTCAGAACGGTAGCGTGGTTATTGATATTCTTTCTCGTACTAATGGTGCACTCATCTCCCAGGTTTCAAACGCCAGCCAGGACATTACTCTCAATCAAATCAGCATAGTACGCGTGCACGCGACGCGCGACGCGGTCATCAGCTACGAGCGCCTCGGGAATGATCTTGTCATCCACATGAAAGACGGACGCACCGTCCGCTATCACAGTTTCTTCGATACAGATGGCAAGGGCCATCACAGCGAACTGATTTTCGATGATGGCGAGCATCCTGTCGAACACGCCGCATTTGTCGATACCGGCGCAACAGCGGGGGCTGTCCCGATCGTTCCTGCGTATGAAACCCTTCCTGATGTTGGTGCGCTGGTCATCGACTCTTCCAGTTTTGACCCGGCTGTTTTGGGTGCCATTCTGGGCGTTGTCGCACTGGGTGCCGGTATCGCGATTGCCGCTGGGGGCGGTGGTGGTGGGGGCGGCGGCAGCGGCAGCAACGGCGGCAGTGAGGGTGGCGGGAATACCGGTGGCGGGAACACGGGGGGTGGAAATACCGACGGGGGCAATACTGGCGGCGGTAACACCGGCCAGACCGCAACGTTATCTCTGGGCACCTTTGCCAGTGACAATACCCTTAACGCTGCGGAATCGCGTTTAGCACAAATCTTTTCAGGCACTGCAGGCAACGTGGCCGCAGGCCAGACCATTACACTGACCATCAATGGTAAAACCTATACCAGTACCGTAGGCGCTGACGGCAAGTGGAACGTTAATCTGCCGTCGGTAGATTTACAAAATCTGGCAGATGGCACTTACGTCGTGTCTGTTACTGTCACCGGCACTGATGGCAAGTCTGTCACTCAGGGGATCACGGTTGTCGTCGACAAAACCCCGCCTGCGATCTCACTTGATCCTATCGCCAGTGACAACATTATTGACGCCGTGGAGCATCAGCAACCGCTGACGGTGACCGGCACAGCCTCTGTTTCTGAAGCCGGGCGTACACTGGTCGTCACCCTGAATGGCACGCTATACAACGCGACGGTAGGTGCTGATGGCACCTGGTCCGTGACCCTCCCTGCGGACACCGTTTCTGCTCTGGCGGAAGGTAGTTATACGCTGACTGCATCACTGACGGATGCGGCGGGCAATCAGACCAATACCCCGCTTGAATTCTCGGTCAGCGACAGCGCCGGTATTCTGACGGTCAATCCGGTTTCGGGCGATGGCCAGATTAACGCCACTGAAGCACAGAGTGCGCTGGTGATCACCGGTACCACGGCCAACGTGCCCGCTGGCACTCAAATTATCGTAACGCTGGGCGGCGTGGAATATCGCACCACCACTACCGCAACCGGCGGCTGGAGCCTGAGCATTTCCCCTGACCAGTTGCAGACGCTGACGGATGGCCCGGCTGGCGTAACCGTCAGCCTGGTCGATGCACAGGGCAATACCATCAGTCAGACGACTGATCTGAATGTGGCGATCCACGGTGTTCCGCCAACAGTGGATCCCATTTTTGGTGGCGACAATATTCTCAATGGCAGTGAATCAACCACCCGTCAGATAATTACCGGGAATACCGGCCTGACAGGCGACGGTCAGACAGTGACCGTCACCGTTGGCGGCCAGCAAATTACCGGTACGGTGACGACAGACGGTATCTTCACCGTGACGGTCCCGCCTTCAGTACTCGGTACTCTGCCGCAGGGCAGCAATAATATCGTGGTCACCGTGACGGACCCGGCGGGCAATCACAACAGCATCACCACGCCGGTGACAGTCGATACCGTAGCACCCGTACTTATGATCAATCCGCTGGCTGGCGACGGGCAAATCAGTCTGGCCGAAGCCGCAGGCGCACTGACCTTGTCAGGCACGGCGACGGCGGCAGACGCGGGCAGAACGGTCACGATCACCATTGATGGCAATACGTTTACGGCCGTGGTAGGCGATAACGGCGCATGGAGCACTCAAATTCCGGCGGGCACGCTGACCGGACTGAACGGCGATTTCCCGATTAGCGCCACCCTGACCGATACGGCAGGCAACACCACCAGCACATCCATCCCGCTGAATGTTGTTGCTGATGCCACCGTTCAGCCGGGCATTATCGTCAATACATTTGGCGGTGATAACGCTGTTGATGGCGCAGAAGTGCAAACGGCGCAGGTGCTGAGTGGTTCGACAACCCGCGTCGAAGCCGGGCAGATTGTCACCATCACGCTTAACAGTCATACCTACGAAGCCACAGTCCAGGCCAGTGGTAACTGGAGTGTGATTATTCCGGCGGCCGATATGGTCACGCTGACCGACGGTCCCCAAACCCTCAATGTCAGTGTTTCTGATAAAGCCGGTAACCCGGCGACCGCCAGCGATACCTTCAATGTTGATACCGCTGAGAACGGCATTGCGATTGATCCGGTGACCGGCGATAACGTCATCAATGCCGTGGAAACCGCCAGCGGCATTGAAATCAGCGGGACCACACTGGGTGTCGCGGAAAACGCCATCGTCACCGTGCGATTCGGTTCGCTGTTTAAAACAGCCACGGTCGGGGCGAATGGCAGATGGTTCATGCTGTTAAGCACGGGGGAGATTGAAGATATTAAGGGCGCAAATCCGGACCTGAACAGCATTTCTGCCACTGTCGAAGGGCCAGGCGGGGTAATTTTATCCAACAGTATTAATATCGGTATCGACAACACCAATCCTGTTCCTGTCCTCAATACGCCGTTTGGCGATGGCTTGCTGAATACCGCGGAAGCCGCTGCCGGGCAGACACTCAGCGGCACCACAGGTAAATCGGGTGATGGTCAGACCGTCACCGTGACATTGGGCGGGCAAACCTATAACGCAACAGTGGCCGCAGACGGCAGTTGGTCAGTTCAGATCCCGGCGGCAGATTTACAGGCGCTGCCGCAGGGCAATGTGGCGATCTCCGTCATCGCGACTGACGGTGCGGGTAATACCGCGGCGGTAAGCGGCACTGCTACTGCTGATTTCACCACACCGCTTCTGACCGTTAACCCGGTTTCCGGTGACGGTTATATCAACGCCACCGAAGCCGCTGCGGGCGTGGCGATCACCGGTACGGCTTCTCTTTCTGAAGCCGGTCGCACCGTTACCGTCACCCTCAACGGTGAAACGTATACCGGCATCGTGCAGCCAAACGGCCAGTGGAGTGTTTCCGTACCTGCCACCGCGTTCAATGGTGTCGCAGACGGCAGCTATCCGATTCAGGTCCAGCTTTCTGACGCGGCAGGTAACAGCACGACAGTCTCATCAGACGTGCAGCTTGCAGCCGATGTGGCGAACGGCCCGACCATCAGCGTGAATACCTTTGCGGGTAATAATGTGCTGGATGGCGCAGAGCAACAAACCGCGCAGCAGCTCAGTGGCTCGACCTCACATGTTGAAGCGGGTCAGACCGTCCTGATCCTGCTCAACGGCCATTCTTACACGGCAGTGGTGCAGCCAAGCGGTAACTGGAGCGTCAGCATTCCGGCGGCGGATCTGGCCACCCTCGCCAACGGCACCACACAAATCAGCGTGTCAGTGGCGGATAAAGCCGGGAATGTGGCGACCGGCAGCGAAACCCTGACCGTCAACAACCAGCTCAGCGGGCTGGCGGTCAATCCGGTCGCAGGCGATAACCAGCTCAATGCCGGTGAAGCCGCGGCAGGGATCACCCTCAGCGGCACCTCCGGCAATGTGCCGGTGAATAGTGTGATCACCATTATCCTGAACGGCAAAACGTATACGGCAACGGTCGGCGCAGGCGGTGCCTGGAGTGCGCAGATCCCGGCAGCCGATCTGGCGCTGCTCAGTGACGGCAACAACACTGTGAGAGTCAGCGCGACAGATGCCGCAGGTAATCCGCTGTCCGGCAGCCATGACTTCGGCGTGATTATTCATTCCCTTCCCGCCGCGACGCTCAATACCCCGTTTGGCGATACGCAGCTCAGTGCCCGTGAAGCGGCGGCAGGTCAGACCCTGACCGGCAGCACCGGCGTCAGCGGCGACGGACAGACCGTTACTGTTACCGTCGGCGGCACAGAGTACACCGCCACAGTGGATGCTGGCGGTAACTGGAGCGCTACCGTACCGGCCGGAGATTTGCAGGCGCTCCCTCAGGGACCGGCCGCAGTACAGGTCACGGCGACCGATGCGGCGGGTAATGCCAGTAACATTTCCGTGCCGGTCACGGTCGATACGGTTGCACCGGTGGTCACTATCAACCCGATCGCCAGCGACGACACCATCAATGCCGCAGAAGCCGGGGCGATTATTCCTGTCAGCGGCACGGCGGGGGCGGGTGAGGCGGGCGATACCGTGACTATCAGCATTGCGGGGCAAACTTACACCGGCACTGTGGCGACCGGCGGCGGCTGGACCGTCAACATTCCGGCCGATGCACTGGCAAACGTGGCGAACGGTTCGTACACCGTGACTGCCACCGTGACTGATGCCGCCGGTAACGCAGGCACTGCAACCGCGCCGGTCACAGTCACAGCGGATCCGGCATTGTTGCCGACCATTAACATTGATCTCTTTGCCGGAGACGGCACGCTCGATGGCGCGGAACGCACGAACCCGCAAACTGTCAGCGGAACGACCACCTACGTGGAAGCCGGACAAATTGTCACCGTGACCATCGGAGGCGTTGATTATCCGGCTACGGTTCTGGCCAGCGGCGCATGGAGCGTCATCGTTCCGGCTGTCACCTTGCAGGCGCTGCAAAACGGCACGGCAACCCTTGAGGTTTCTGTCGCCGATAAAGCCGGTAATCCGGCGAACAACAGCGAAGACTTCACCGTGAACAGCGCGCTGGGCGGCGTGACCATCAATCCGATCACCGGCGATAACAAAATCGATGCTACGGAAGCGGCAGCGGGCTTTGATATCAGCGGTAAAACCGCCAATGTGCCGGAAGGCACGCCGGTAACGGTTAAACTGGGTACGGTGACCTACACCACGCAGACCGATGCTGACGGCAACTGGACAGTCAATGTTCCGGCGTCTGACGTTGCCAGTCTGGCGGATGGCACCAGTCACGTGATTGCCTCGACAGTCACCACCGATCAGGGGCCGGTGACGACCACCCAGGATTTGGGCATCTATACTACATTGCCGCAGCCTACACTCAACACGCCGTTTGGCGACGGATTACTGAGTACGGATGAAGCCACCACCGATCAGACGCTGACCGGTAAAACCGGGCTGACCGGCGACGGTCAGACGGTGACGGTCACCCTTGACGGCACCTCTTATACCGGCACGGTTGCCACCGACGGTAGCTGGACGGTGACTATTCCTGCGGCGGATTTGCAGGGCCTCGGTGAAGGCACGAAGACGATTACCGTGGATGTGACCGACGCTGCGGGTAACACCGCAACCTTACCGGGATCGGTGAATGTGGACTTCACACCGCCCCCGCTGTCGCTGGATAACGTGGCGACCGACAATGTGATTAATGCCGCCGAAGCTGGCGCGCCGATCACCCTGAGCGGGACCAGTGATCCGGCCGATGCAGGGCAACTGGTCACCCTGACCTTCAACGGACAAACCTATACCGCAGAGGTGCAGCCAGGCGGCAACTGGAGCACCACCATTCCGGCCAATACCCTCGACGGCCTGGCAGACGGCAGCTATCCGCTGACGGCTGAACTGACCGATGCGGCGGGTAATACCACCACGCTGTCACCGGTCAGCATTGAAGTCGCCACCAACAACGTACCTGTGCCGAGCATTGATACGCCGTTTGGCGACACTTATCTCAACCTGACCGAATCCGGCCAGCCGCAAATCCTCACCGGCAGCATTGGCGCGACGGCTGACGGCCAGACGGTCGTGGTTTCCTTAGGCGGTGAAGACTATCCGGCGACGTTGAACCCGAACGGCACCTGGAGCGTAACCATTCCATCCGCTGATCTGGGGGGTCTGGCGGACGGCAATCTGCCGCTGAGCGTGACGGTCACGGACGCCGCCGGTAACGCCGGCACCACCAGCTCGCTAATCACAGTTGACCGCACCTTGCCTGTTCTCAGCATTGATGACGTGGCGACCGACGACATCATTAATGCGGCTGAATCCCTGCAACCGGTGGTGATCAGGGGGACGGCGGATACCGATGATGCCGGACGTACGGTGTCGGTGGTGCTGAGTTTCAACAACGTCAGCTACACGGCAACCGTGCAGCCCGACGGCACCTGGAGCTTCACGCTGCCAAGTACTGTCGTGCAGTCGCTGACAGATACCACGTATACGCTGACTGCCACGATCACGGATGCGGCAGGCAACAGCACGACAGCCACGCATACCTTCAGTGTGGACGCGGATATCGCTAATTTGCCGACACTGACAATTACAGCCGTGTCCGGTGATGATTACATTAATGCGGCGGAGAAAGGCGCGGATATTCCGATCACCGGCACATCCACAAATCTCGAGGCCGGGCAGACGGTGGGG encodes the following:
- the rcsD gene encoding phosphotransferase RcsD; the encoded protein is MAGKYLSLTSTNITRFFWLFILLLAMGLGLYGYNYTNAYLNDKLRTVQNTADLLQKRIDKYRYMTYQIYDNFTGQPMPADAVNAQEIRLRQDMYFVSKPHKKTDALIFGAHDSSTLDLTLKISSFLDDQWGSTTHPYSLYYLNGQDNSMLLITTVPLEQQDSRLKENYFTSTLQARRAEMLQQANTLDERESYSPLRKSRQSNDYSFSLRTTFNNPGHLATVIAFDLPMSDLIPYSMARDNFQLNGNSTAVNEGDPTDDSPAASSIVIQGWSLVFDVPLSNSPLSLTYHVPLFSLMVDLSRNNFWLILINLFLIGLAMTSIYFIRHQYIRPSENMAAQLQMQQALNQEIISGLPLGLLVYNFSNHSVILSNKIADQLLPHLSLNKIANMAEQHHGTIQATVNNEVYEIRMIRSQISPETYLFMLHDQDKEVMVNRTLQQAKREFEKNLQARKLMLHNLGIELNQPLQELNGLATALVEEQKPEARQMLEGKLLNESRNALTLVDNITLLTRLETQDWQPANDKYVLSAMVDELLLEALPRLTQKGLGLLNHFQIAPEAAFIGDRQAVKKILSLLLDYAIVTTSLGKVTLTSEQDEDRPDQLIFHINDTGSGISKEELSNLNYPFLSQTLVDRFNHGSGLTFFLCNQLCKKLGGQLEIRSKLNIGTRYTVRIKQRQEAQEVEAEHEKLLNDVTVLLDITSDEVRGIVTRTMNAYGAVCIVADDRQAAREYDVLLTDNPQNSDKFTLLLTDDESGLQQLEKHYIRVNYNISSALIDATLLLIEQQFSVSDDSVSPEEPGEDSLDHYEKQLKSSDYYQLFVETVPEDLEKLYNENQRRDFTSLSQTAHRLKGVFAMLNLTPGKQMCESLEQYIADGDVLQITETINHIDSFVSRLLQQGS